A region from the Tachyglossus aculeatus isolate mTacAcu1 chromosome Y4, mTacAcu1.pri, whole genome shotgun sequence genome encodes:
- the LOC119946812 gene encoding mucin-3B-like codes for MEVKVTNQEFSEELQNHTSARYKAFEANFKNRMKEIYKNVSEYQGVKIRSLRQGSIVVDYFVILKMPFSPSLKDTFQGLKDQLVNNLVNASQSENNTICLTDHDILCFGSNSIKETNSTDLNTMALCHQVAPMGYQDFYFPLVEEQQLRCVSNCTLGVEGAFDCHVGQCRLEKSGPVCRCFVTETHWYMGPRCEGSVDRRALIGGLAGVGALLLILVLLLTVLVIRAHREQAKGDWMPSKDVEWQSDATWDSSCAGTFSNQNFDDGADGEAHGSFQPALDRVDTSFPVHIQRPERVPTF; via the exons ATGGAGGTGAAGGTCACCAACCAGGAGTTCTCCGAGGAACTACAGAACCACACCTCGGCGCGCTACAAGGCGTTTGAGGCCAACTTCAAGAATCGG ATGAAAGAGATTTACAAAAACGTCTCCGAGTACCAAGGGGTGAAGATCAGGAGCCTCAG GCAAGGCAGCATCGTGGTGGATTACTTCGTCATCCTGAAGATGCCCTTCAGCCCCAGCCTGAAGGACACCTTCCAGGGACTCAAGGACCAGCTGGTGAACAACCTGGTAAACGCCAGCCAGTCTGAAAACAACACCATCTGCTTGACCGATCACG ATATTCTGTGTTTTGGTAGCAACTCCATCAAGGAGACCAACAGTACGGATTTGAATACCATGG ctCTGTGCCACCAAGTAGCCCCCATGGGCTACCAGGACTTCTACTTTCCCTTGGTGGAGGAGCAGCAGCTTCGCTGTGTGTCCAACTGCACACTGGGCGTGGAGGGAGCCTTCGACTGCCACGTGGGCCAATGCCGGCTGGAAAAAAGCGGGCCCGTCTGCCG CTGCTTCGTGACGGAGACTCACTGGTACATGGGGCCACGCTGCGAGGGCAGCGTCGATCGGCGGGCTCTGATCGGGGGCCTGGCGGGGGTCGGCGCCCTGCTTctcatcctcgtcctcctcctcaccGTCCTGGTGATCAGAGCCCACAGAGAGCAAGCCAAAGG GGACTGGATGCCCAGTAAGGACGTGGAGTGGCAAAGCGATGCCACCTGGGACAGCAGTTGCGCCGGGACCTTCTCCAACCAGAACTTTGACGATGGGgcag ATGGAGAAGCCCACGGAAGCTTCCAGCCAGCTCTGGATAGGGTGGACACCAGCTTCCCG GTCCACATCCAGAGACCTGAGAGGGTACCAACCTTCTGA